In one window of Gemmatimonadales bacterium DNA:
- a CDS encoding CocE/NonD family hydrolase — protein sequence MTTTRWLALAILCVSCNLESAPPPGSDDLSRQFDRQEVRIPMRDGVELFTVILTPKRASEELPFILSRTPYGTAGWGGTYKIGYGYQELMKDGYIFVFQDIRGRFQSGGTFVMSRPACLERGDGCIDEATDTWDTVEWLLQNVPNNNGRVGQLGISYPGWTTNATAFDPHPAIKALSPQATMGDAWMGDDFFHQGAFRLSYGLEYAWDMEASSDQSIPPTPGRYDTYDWYLSFPTLRDLSAAVGADAWPTWRNFATHPSYDTVWSARSIPSRLKSAPVPTLNVGGWWDQEDIYGTPNVYAAMETNDSAHRNFLVIGPWYHGEWFLESGDSLGPIQFGSATGETYRRTIEAPWFAYWLKDKGDGQFPEARVFDAGAQQWRTFDAWPAPTSAPKQLYLHDGGKLSFDPPTATSGFDQYVSDPARPVPYRHRPVEWTYDPRGSDWDYWMTEDQRFVDSRPDVLVWQTEPLTEEVTVAGSVAAKLFAATTGTDADWVVKLIDVYPDSIADRPRMGGYELMVVGEIMRGRYYKGWDNPQPIPANTVTPFSVDMHQQAYTFRPGHRIMVQVQSTWFPVHDRNPQTFVPNIFEARAGDFRAQTHRIYRSAQYPSHLELDVLGAAQ from the coding sequence ATGACCACGACCCGATGGCTGGCCCTCGCCATCCTCTGCGTCTCCTGCAACCTCGAATCGGCGCCTCCCCCCGGGTCGGACGACCTGTCCCGGCAATTCGATCGCCAGGAGGTCCGCATCCCGATGCGCGACGGCGTCGAGCTGTTCACCGTCATTCTCACACCGAAGCGCGCGAGCGAGGAGCTCCCCTTCATCCTGAGCCGCACCCCCTACGGCACCGCCGGCTGGGGCGGGACCTACAAGATCGGCTATGGCTACCAGGAGTTGATGAAAGACGGCTACATCTTCGTCTTCCAGGACATCCGGGGCCGCTTCCAGTCCGGCGGCACCTTCGTGATGAGCCGCCCTGCCTGCCTGGAGCGTGGCGACGGGTGCATCGATGAGGCCACCGACACCTGGGACACCGTGGAGTGGCTGCTCCAGAACGTGCCGAACAACAACGGCCGGGTCGGGCAGCTCGGCATCTCGTATCCAGGGTGGACCACCAACGCCACCGCTTTCGATCCGCATCCTGCCATCAAGGCGCTGAGCCCGCAGGCCACCATGGGCGACGCCTGGATGGGCGACGACTTCTTCCACCAGGGCGCCTTCCGGTTGAGCTACGGCCTGGAGTACGCCTGGGACATGGAGGCCAGCTCCGACCAGAGCATTCCCCCAACTCCCGGGCGGTACGACACCTACGACTGGTATCTCTCCTTCCCGACGCTCCGGGACCTGAGTGCCGCGGTCGGCGCCGACGCCTGGCCCACCTGGCGGAACTTTGCCACGCACCCGTCCTATGACACGGTGTGGAGCGCCCGGTCGATTCCTTCGCGGCTCAAGAGCGCCCCGGTCCCCACGCTGAATGTGGGCGGGTGGTGGGACCAGGAGGACATCTACGGCACGCCGAACGTCTATGCCGCCATGGAGACCAACGACTCCGCGCACCGGAACTTTCTCGTCATCGGCCCCTGGTACCACGGTGAGTGGTTCCTGGAGTCCGGCGATTCGCTCGGCCCCATTCAATTCGGCAGCGCCACCGGCGAGACATACCGCCGCACCATCGAGGCCCCGTGGTTTGCCTACTGGCTCAAGGACAAGGGCGACGGGCAATTCCCGGAGGCGCGGGTGTTCGACGCCGGAGCCCAGCAGTGGCGCACTTTCGACGCCTGGCCGGCACCGACCTCCGCACCGAAGCAGCTCTACTTGCACGACGGTGGCAAACTCTCATTCGACCCGCCCACCGCAACCAGCGGCTTCGACCAGTACGTCAGCGATCCGGCGCGCCCGGTCCCCTACCGGCACCGGCCGGTCGAGTGGACGTATGATCCGCGTGGATCCGACTGGGACTACTGGATGACCGAGGACCAGCGCTTCGTGGACAGCCGCCCCGACGTGCTGGTCTGGCAGACGGAGCCGCTCACCGAGGAGGTCACGGTGGCGGGCTCGGTTGCGGCCAAGCTCTTCGCCGCCACCACCGGCACCGATGCCGACTGGGTCGTCAAACTGATCGATGTCTATCCCGATTCGATTGCGGACCGGCCGCGGATGGGCGGGTACGAGTTGATGGTGGTCGGCGAGATCATGCGCGGCCGCTACTACAAGGGGTGGGACAACCCGCAGCCGATTCCCGCGAACACCGTCACCCCGTTCAGCGTGGACATGCACCAGCAGGCCTACACCTTCCGGCCGGGGCACCGCATCATGGTCCAGGTGCAGAGCACCTGGTTCCCGGTGCACGACCGGAACCCGCAGACCTTCGTGCCCAATATCTTCGAGGCCAGGGCCGGCGACTTCCGGGCGCAGACGCATCGCATCTACCGGAGCGCGCAGTACCCGTCGCACCTCGAGCTGGATGTGCTGGGGGCGGCACAATAG
- a CDS encoding APC family permease, producing the protein MSGTNPEAELVRAIGPWALGANAVNLTVGAGIFALPAVVAVILGPAAILAYLLCGALILLVLACFAEVGSQVTRSGGAIAYVEEAFGPMAGFVAWVIFALAFSAASDAAIAHVLMDALAVSVPALAGGLPRALALVLVFGGLAVVNVWGVREGTRVAVVTTVAKLLPLLLLIVVGVFAVQGPNLAWPGWPSIEKLGAGALLLFFAFGGIESALTPSGEIRDPARTVPRGILGAAGAIILLYLALQFVSQGVLGNELALGGTAPLADLGDRLMGPVGRSLIVACTAVAVFGALAADMIGTPRAFLAASESGMLPEALSRIHPRFHTPWIAILVTAGVALALSLSGGFAVLAVLASMALLLIYLAVCLAALKIRYDRPRAPGSFRAPGGPTVALLASGVVLWVLSHSTRQETLGMTALIGVSIVYYLLRQRMRRKEL; encoded by the coding sequence GTGAGCGGCACCAACCCGGAGGCCGAGCTTGTCCGCGCCATCGGCCCGTGGGCCCTGGGCGCCAACGCCGTCAACCTGACGGTCGGCGCCGGGATCTTCGCACTGCCCGCGGTGGTCGCGGTCATCCTCGGACCCGCGGCGATCCTGGCCTACCTGCTCTGCGGGGCGCTGATCCTCCTGGTGCTGGCCTGCTTCGCTGAGGTGGGGAGCCAGGTGACGCGGTCCGGAGGCGCGATCGCCTATGTGGAGGAGGCGTTCGGCCCGATGGCGGGGTTCGTGGCGTGGGTCATCTTCGCCCTCGCCTTTTCCGCGGCGTCGGATGCGGCGATTGCGCACGTCCTGATGGATGCACTGGCGGTGAGCGTTCCCGCCCTGGCGGGCGGGCTTCCTCGTGCCCTTGCCCTGGTGCTCGTCTTCGGTGGGCTTGCCGTGGTCAATGTGTGGGGGGTCAGGGAGGGGACACGGGTGGCGGTGGTGACCACTGTGGCCAAGCTGCTGCCGCTGCTCCTCCTCATCGTGGTCGGTGTCTTTGCGGTGCAGGGACCGAACCTCGCCTGGCCCGGCTGGCCGTCGATCGAGAAACTGGGGGCGGGCGCCCTGCTCCTCTTCTTCGCCTTCGGCGGCATCGAGAGCGCGCTGACGCCCAGCGGCGAGATTCGGGACCCGGCTCGCACGGTCCCCCGCGGAATTCTCGGCGCCGCCGGCGCGATCATCCTGCTCTACCTCGCGCTCCAGTTCGTGTCGCAAGGTGTGCTGGGCAACGAGTTGGCGCTCGGCGGAACAGCGCCCCTTGCCGACCTCGGCGACCGGCTCATGGGCCCGGTGGGGCGCAGCCTGATCGTCGCGTGTACGGCGGTGGCAGTCTTCGGCGCGCTGGCGGCCGACATGATCGGAACACCGCGCGCCTTTCTCGCTGCATCTGAGAGTGGGATGCTGCCGGAGGCGCTCAGTCGCATCCACCCGCGGTTCCACACGCCGTGGATTGCGATTCTCGTGACCGCCGGCGTCGCGCTGGCGCTCAGTCTCTCCGGCGGCTTCGCCGTCCTTGCGGTGCTGGCGAGCATGGCGTTGCTGCTGATCTACCTGGCCGTCTGCCTCGCGGCGCTCAAGATCAGGTACGACCGGCCGCGGGCGCCGGGCAGCTTCCGGGCGCCGGGCGGCCCGACGGTGGCGTTGCTCGCCTCGGGGGTGGTGCTCTGGGTGCTGTCGCACTCGACTCGGCAGGAAACGCTGGGCATGACGGCGCTGATCGGCGTGTCGATCGTCTATTATCTCCTGCGGCAGCGCATGAGGCGCAAGGAACTCTGA
- a CDS encoding protein kinase, which translates to MTDPLPRLSAALADRYRIERELGQGGMATVYLAEDLKHDRKVALKVLKPELAAVIGAERFVVEIKTTASLSHPHILPLFDSGEADSFLYYVMPFIDGETLRAKLDRETQLGIDEAVSITVAVADALDYAHRHGVIHRDIKPENVLLHDGRPMVADFGIALALSAAAGGRMTETGMSLGTPHYMSPEQATAEKEITARSDVYSLGSVLYEMLTGNPPHVGASAQQIIMKIVTEEAAPVTKLRKAVPPNVAAAVAKSLEKLPADRFATAKEFADALGNPAFASMAGVHASGQSRPPRPAAPLPRLLSVGLLAGTAAMALWGWLRPAPTGETSRQRVVLWQHAAAEILSPSIDRFYTKAAIAPDGSSIVFTDSVDGGYRIMQKLRGQRDPTPMSGTEGGLSPFFSPDGKWIGYVTFDGKLKKVPAGGGGSLTLSDSANVIYPVAAWLDDGTIIYEGLRSELRRISANGGKSTVVLADSTNQRLTLPLVTPVLGSRGVLFTGCPGNCANGSSVYVFDFAADSARLLVADAAGAWHSPTGHLLYTDRAGGLFAAGFDAKRLVLTTGAVPVLEGVAPATFAFSPSGDALYSVESGAKAQSSLVWVARDGSTEPLDPTWTGAFAYPALSPDGKALAVSVRDGTTQLWVWRADGTRQQMTRDGTVSWRPSWTPDGRSIYYVSNAGNGATATSMDELDVYRLRVDGSAPPERLVHHTYGLWEAEVSRDGQWVLFRADEIGGVGHIYGRRLTGDTAQVPLLVKETASNQAALSPDGRWLAYTSITAGGREVYVTPFPSITTSRLISRDGGSEPRWAHSGRELFYKSGDELMVVPVVPGPTLTLGIPRALFSVAGFASARNRQQYDVAPDDSRFIMIKEPESTAGEVVYVENWFSELKERVTR; encoded by the coding sequence GTGACTGATCCCCTGCCCCGTCTCTCCGCCGCCCTGGCCGACCGCTACCGCATCGAGCGGGAGCTGGGCCAGGGGGGCATGGCCACCGTCTACCTGGCGGAGGACCTGAAGCACGACCGCAAGGTGGCGCTCAAGGTGCTGAAGCCCGAGCTCGCCGCCGTCATCGGCGCCGAGCGGTTCGTGGTGGAGATCAAGACCACCGCGTCGCTCAGCCATCCGCATATCCTGCCGCTCTTCGACAGCGGCGAGGCCGACAGCTTCCTCTATTACGTGATGCCGTTCATCGACGGCGAGACGCTCCGCGCCAAGCTCGACCGCGAAACCCAACTCGGCATCGATGAGGCGGTCAGCATCACCGTGGCCGTGGCCGACGCGCTCGACTACGCCCACCGGCACGGCGTCATCCACCGCGACATCAAGCCGGAGAACGTCCTGCTGCACGACGGCCGCCCGATGGTGGCCGACTTCGGCATCGCCCTGGCCCTCAGTGCCGCGGCCGGCGGCCGCATGACCGAGACGGGCATGAGTCTCGGCACGCCGCACTATATGAGTCCGGAGCAGGCCACCGCCGAGAAGGAGATCACCGCCCGGAGCGATGTCTACTCGCTTGGCAGCGTGCTCTACGAGATGCTCACCGGCAACCCACCGCACGTGGGCGCCTCGGCCCAGCAGATCATCATGAAGATCGTGACCGAGGAGGCCGCGCCGGTCACAAAGCTGCGGAAGGCAGTGCCACCCAACGTGGCGGCCGCCGTCGCCAAGTCGCTCGAGAAGCTGCCGGCCGACCGGTTTGCGACTGCCAAGGAGTTCGCCGACGCCCTGGGGAACCCCGCGTTTGCATCAATGGCAGGAGTGCACGCGAGTGGTCAGTCGCGGCCTCCCCGCCCCGCTGCCCCGCTGCCCCGCCTGCTGAGCGTCGGGCTTCTCGCGGGCACGGCAGCCATGGCACTCTGGGGATGGCTCCGGCCAGCTCCCACTGGCGAAACGAGCCGCCAGCGAGTGGTGCTCTGGCAGCACGCAGCCGCCGAGATTCTCTCCCCCAGCATCGACCGCTTCTACACCAAGGCCGCCATCGCGCCCGACGGGTCAAGCATCGTCTTCACAGACTCCGTCGACGGCGGGTATCGGATCATGCAGAAGCTCCGTGGCCAGCGTGACCCGACGCCGATGTCCGGCACGGAGGGTGGGCTGTCGCCGTTCTTCTCGCCGGACGGCAAGTGGATCGGATACGTGACCTTCGACGGCAAGCTCAAGAAGGTTCCAGCCGGGGGTGGTGGATCACTCACGCTCTCCGACAGTGCGAATGTCATTTACCCTGTCGCGGCCTGGCTGGATGACGGGACGATCATCTACGAAGGCCTACGCAGCGAATTGCGGCGAATTTCCGCCAACGGCGGGAAGAGCACGGTCGTGCTCGCCGACAGCACCAACCAGCGCCTCACCCTCCCGCTCGTGACGCCGGTCCTGGGAAGTCGCGGGGTGCTCTTCACCGGCTGCCCCGGTAACTGTGCCAACGGATCGTCCGTCTACGTCTTCGACTTCGCGGCGGACAGCGCCCGATTGCTCGTGGCCGATGCCGCCGGCGCCTGGCACTCCCCCACCGGCCACCTGCTCTACACCGACCGGGCGGGCGGGCTCTTCGCGGCGGGGTTCGACGCGAAGCGGCTGGTCCTCACCACCGGCGCGGTGCCGGTTCTGGAGGGGGTCGCCCCGGCGACCTTCGCATTCTCTCCCTCGGGCGATGCGTTGTACTCCGTCGAAAGCGGTGCCAAGGCACAGTCCTCCCTGGTCTGGGTAGCGCGCGACGGCAGCACGGAGCCCCTCGATCCGACCTGGACCGGGGCGTTTGCCTATCCAGCGCTCTCGCCGGACGGAAAGGCGCTGGCCGTGAGCGTCCGCGACGGCACCACCCAGCTCTGGGTCTGGCGTGCCGACGGAACGAGGCAGCAGATGACCCGAGATGGCACGGTCAGCTGGCGCCCCTCCTGGACCCCCGACGGCCGGTCGATCTACTACGTCAGCAACGCCGGCAACGGGGCCACGGCCACCTCCATGGATGAACTCGACGTCTACCGGCTACGCGTCGATGGAAGCGCCCCCCCTGAACGCCTGGTGCACCACACCTATGGGCTCTGGGAGGCGGAGGTGTCACGCGACGGGCAGTGGGTCCTGTTCCGCGCCGACGAGATCGGCGGTGTCGGCCATATTTACGGCCGGCGCCTGACCGGCGACACCGCCCAGGTGCCGCTTCTGGTCAAGGAAACGGCCAGCAACCAGGCTGCCCTCTCGCCGGATGGCCGGTGGCTGGCCTATACCTCCATCACGGCGGGTGGCCGGGAGGTCTACGTCACCCCCTTCCCGAGCATCACGACGAGCCGCCTCATTTCACGCGACGGCGGTTCCGAGCCGCGCTGGGCGCACAGCGGCCGGGAACTCTTCTACAAGAGCGGCGACGAGCTGATGGTGGTACCCGTGGTGCCAGGACCGACGCTCACCCTCGGCATCCCCCGGGCGCTGTTCTCCGTTGCCGGCTTCGCGTCAGCCCGCAACCGGCAGCAATACGACGTAGCGCCCGACGACAGCCGCTTCATCATGATCAAGGAACCGGAGAGCACCGCCGGTGAGGTGGTGTACGTCGAGAACTGGTTTTCGGAACTCAAGGAAAGGGTGACGCGGTGA
- a CDS encoding protein kinase — protein sequence MSDPITRLSSALADKYRIERELGAGGMATVYLAFDLKHDRKVALKVLRPELAAVIGGDRFLQEIKTTANLHHPHILPLHDSGEAEGLVYYVMPYIEGESLRARLDRDKQLPVDEAIRIARETADALDYAHRQGVIHRDIKPDNIMLHDGHVVVADFGIALAASRTEGGSRMTETGMSLGTPHYMSPEQAMGEREIHASSDVYALACVLYEMLMGEPPFTGPTVQAIIAKVMTDSPHAMTVHRKSIPPYVEAAVLTGLEKLPADRYSTAAEFGAALSGATSARTAAHLAQPAAMRTGPWRQVAMGLGALAVAALAFGVWAWRHQPAQSTVRLSVSFPTGEQIRPTSTRRLALSRDGTRLVYVGADSVNGDQLWVRDLNSLTGRPIPGTSGAAAPFLSPDGQSVGFFTGNPGDLRIVSINGGPSLTLVRDSAVPWGGDWDESGFIYFTSNRSVVTRVPAGGGAPEAVSRTDSASGVTEHDWVQALPGGKRLLIQLWHSSIADAELGVLDLATGLATPVLQGLYGRYVPAGRIVYATSTGSLMSVPFDASTGKVTGPPVAVAERVQVDGTSGSAQFTVSDNGTLAYMSGAGAGSAQLVWVDRTGQRTPLDSTWLGQFSGLALSKDESHLAVAVLGGDGEQIWVKRLPNSPLSRLTFQSSGSSRPAWTPDGRRVTFISSPVGGVRKAWIQRADGSAEAEPLLNVGRSVEEVEWMPDGRHFLARLGSTTGGRDIVLAAEGDTTEQVLVSGRYDEFAPAVSPDGRWFAYVTNESGRNEVFVRLVDDPGAGRTQVSLNGGEEPRWAPSGKELYYRTRGGEMMAVDVTLGATFSARPPRLLFAIPNGGTDNFHAAYAVSRDGRFLMINQAASGDGDVVMVFNWFDEMKGRK from the coding sequence GTGAGCGATCCGATCACCCGCCTCTCCTCCGCCCTGGCCGACAAGTACCGCATCGAGCGGGAACTCGGCGCCGGCGGCATGGCCACCGTATACCTCGCCTTTGACCTCAAGCACGACCGCAAGGTGGCGCTCAAGGTGCTGCGCCCCGAACTGGCGGCGGTGATCGGCGGCGACCGGTTCCTGCAGGAAATCAAGACCACCGCCAACCTCCACCACCCCCACATCCTCCCGCTGCACGACTCGGGCGAGGCGGAGGGGCTGGTCTACTACGTCATGCCATATATCGAGGGGGAGTCGCTCCGGGCCCGCCTCGACCGGGACAAGCAGCTCCCGGTGGACGAGGCCATACGGATTGCGCGGGAGACGGCCGACGCCCTCGACTACGCGCACCGGCAGGGGGTCATCCACCGCGACATCAAGCCCGACAACATCATGCTGCACGACGGGCACGTGGTGGTGGCGGACTTCGGCATTGCCCTGGCGGCGAGCCGCACCGAGGGCGGCTCCCGGATGACCGAGACCGGCATGAGTCTCGGCACCCCGCACTACATGAGCCCCGAACAGGCGATGGGCGAGCGGGAGATCCACGCCTCGAGCGACGTGTACGCACTCGCCTGCGTGCTGTACGAGATGCTGATGGGGGAGCCGCCCTTCACCGGGCCGACGGTGCAGGCCATCATCGCCAAGGTGATGACCGACTCACCGCACGCCATGACAGTGCATCGGAAGAGTATTCCGCCGTATGTCGAGGCGGCGGTGCTGACGGGTCTCGAGAAACTCCCCGCCGACCGCTACTCCACCGCCGCGGAATTCGGCGCCGCGCTCTCAGGGGCCACCTCGGCGCGCACCGCCGCGCACCTGGCGCAGCCCGCCGCCATGCGCACGGGGCCGTGGCGCCAGGTGGCGATGGGTCTCGGCGCCCTGGCCGTGGCCGCGCTGGCCTTCGGGGTTTGGGCCTGGCGGCATCAGCCGGCGCAATCCACCGTGCGCCTGTCCGTCTCGTTTCCCACGGGCGAGCAGATCCGGCCCACCTCCACGCGTCGTCTTGCCCTGTCGCGCGACGGGACTCGTTTGGTGTACGTGGGCGCCGACTCCGTCAACGGCGATCAGCTCTGGGTCCGCGATCTGAACTCGCTCACCGGCCGTCCCATCCCCGGGACCAGCGGGGCGGCCGCGCCCTTCCTCTCCCCGGACGGACAGTCGGTTGGTTTCTTCACCGGAAATCCCGGCGACCTTCGTATTGTTTCCATCAATGGCGGGCCGTCACTCACCTTGGTCCGCGACTCCGCCGTTCCGTGGGGGGGAGACTGGGACGAGTCCGGCTTCATCTATTTCACGAGCAATCGCTCCGTGGTGACCCGGGTCCCGGCGGGGGGCGGGGCGCCAGAGGCGGTGAGCAGGACTGACTCGGCGAGCGGGGTCACGGAACACGACTGGGTGCAGGCCCTTCCCGGCGGGAAGCGACTGCTCATCCAGCTCTGGCACAGTTCGATCGCGGACGCCGAGCTCGGCGTGCTCGACCTGGCCACCGGCCTGGCGACGCCCGTCCTCCAGGGGCTGTACGGGCGATACGTCCCGGCCGGCCGCATCGTGTACGCCACGAGCACCGGCTCGCTGATGAGTGTCCCGTTCGATGCGTCCACCGGGAAGGTGACCGGGCCCCCGGTCGCGGTGGCCGAACGGGTCCAGGTGGATGGCACCAGCGGGTCGGCGCAATTCACCGTGAGCGACAACGGCACCCTGGCATACATGTCCGGTGCCGGAGCCGGCAGCGCACAGCTGGTCTGGGTTGACCGCACCGGCCAGCGGACCCCGCTGGACAGCACCTGGCTGGGGCAATTCTCCGGGCTGGCCCTCTCGAAGGACGAGTCGCACCTGGCCGTCGCTGTCCTGGGAGGCGACGGGGAACAGATCTGGGTGAAGCGACTCCCGAACAGCCCGCTCTCCCGCCTGACCTTCCAAAGCAGTGGGAGTTCCCGACCCGCATGGACGCCCGACGGACGCCGCGTCACGTTCATTTCCTCGCCGGTCGGCGGGGTGCGAAAGGCCTGGATCCAGCGCGCCGACGGCAGCGCCGAGGCGGAACCCCTGCTCAACGTCGGCCGGAGCGTCGAGGAAGTGGAGTGGATGCCGGATGGCAGGCACTTCCTGGCCCGGCTCGGCAGCACGACCGGGGGCCGGGACATCGTGCTGGCGGCCGAAGGGGATACGACCGAGCAGGTGCTGGTGTCTGGCCGCTACGATGAGTTTGCCCCTGCGGTGTCTCCCGATGGCCGGTGGTTCGCGTATGTCACCAACGAATCGGGACGCAACGAAGTCTTCGTGCGGCTGGTGGATGATCCCGGGGCGGGGCGCACGCAGGTCTCGCTCAACGGCGGGGAGGAACCGCGCTGGGCCCCCTCGGGCAAGGAACTCTACTATCGCACCCGCGGGGGCGAGATGATGGCGGTGGATGTCACGCTTGGCGCCACGTTCAGCGCGCGGCCGCCGCGCCTGCTCTTCGCCATCCCCAACGGGGGTACGGACAATTTCCATGCCGCCTATGCCGTGAGCCGGGACGGGCGTTTCCTGATGATCAACCAGGCCGCCAGCGGAGACGGCGATGTGGTGATGGTGTTCAACTGGTTCGACGAGATGAAGGGGAGGAAGTGA